A stretch of the Musa acuminata AAA Group cultivar baxijiao chromosome BXJ2-7, Cavendish_Baxijiao_AAA, whole genome shotgun sequence genome encodes the following:
- the LOC135583419 gene encoding homeobox-leucine zipper protein HOX4-like isoform X2 — translation MKRSLSYSDHPSMPAERGMFQSFMDGLEDDDGVEQEEMCNGGARGAKKRRLSVEQVRALEKNFEVDNKLEPERKVRLAQELVLQPRQVAVWFQNRRARWKTKQLEHDYAALKASYDALRLDYDALRRDNESLIAEIKELKTKLTASDKEEAMTSKAEEKAAAPEEPLAKDGSSDSDSSAVLLNDQDSPRGRSSSASVSNILPAAGIGHGSSSSFPDSPPPLLNLDSRTMKTVGGLNHQNHVMKTEELLGGDEPCGSSFFSYDQTPSPSWYYWT, via the exons ATGAAGAGGTCGCTCAGTTACTCGGATCATCCGTCGATGCCCGCTG AGCGGGGCATGTTCCAGTCGTTCATGGACGGGCTGGAGGACGACGACGGCGTGGAGCAGGAGGAGATGTGCAACGGCGGGGCGCGGGGGGCAAAGAAGCGCCGGCTGAGCGTAGAGCAGGTGAGAGCGCTGGAGAAGAACTTTGAGGTGGACAACAAATTGGAGCCGGAGCGGAAGGTGAGGTTGGCGCAGGAGCTCGTGCTCCAGCCCCGGCAGGTCGCCGTCTGGTTCCAGAACCGCCGCGCCCGGTGGAAAACCAAGCAGCTGGAGCACGACTACGCCGCCCTCAAGGCCAGCTACGACGCGCTCCGCCTCGACTACGACGCCCTCCGCCGTGACAACGAGTCCTTGATTGCAGAG ATCAAGGAGCTGAAGACCAAGTTGACCGCCTCCGACAAGGAGGAAGCGATGACCTCCAAGGCCGAGGAAAAGGCCGCGGCCCCGGAGGAGCCGCTGGCCAAGGACGGGTCTTCGGACAGCGACTCGAGCGCCGTCCTGCTGAACGACCAGGACAGCCCCCGAGGGCGGTCGTCGTCGGCGTCGGTCTCCAACATCCTGCCAGCGGCAGGCATCGGACATGGAAGCTCCTCGTCCTTCCCGGATTCTCCGCCACCTCTGCTGAACCTGGACTCGAGGACGATGAAAACAGTTGGAGGACTTAATCATCAGAACCATGTCATGAAGACGGAAGAGCTTCTTGGCGGGGACGAGCCATGCGGCAGTAGCTTCTTCTCTTACGACCAAACTCCATCCCCCAGTTGGTACTACTGGACCTGA
- the LOC135583419 gene encoding homeobox-leucine zipper protein HOX4-like isoform X1, whose product MKRSLSYSDHPSMPAGEERGMFQSFMDGLEDDDGVEQEEMCNGGARGAKKRRLSVEQVRALEKNFEVDNKLEPERKVRLAQELVLQPRQVAVWFQNRRARWKTKQLEHDYAALKASYDALRLDYDALRRDNESLIAEIKELKTKLTASDKEEAMTSKAEEKAAAPEEPLAKDGSSDSDSSAVLLNDQDSPRGRSSSASVSNILPAAGIGHGSSSSFPDSPPPLLNLDSRTMKTVGGLNHQNHVMKTEELLGGDEPCGSSFFSYDQTPSPSWYYWT is encoded by the exons ATGAAGAGGTCGCTCAGTTACTCGGATCATCCGTCGATGCCCGCTG GAGAAGAGCGGGGCATGTTCCAGTCGTTCATGGACGGGCTGGAGGACGACGACGGCGTGGAGCAGGAGGAGATGTGCAACGGCGGGGCGCGGGGGGCAAAGAAGCGCCGGCTGAGCGTAGAGCAGGTGAGAGCGCTGGAGAAGAACTTTGAGGTGGACAACAAATTGGAGCCGGAGCGGAAGGTGAGGTTGGCGCAGGAGCTCGTGCTCCAGCCCCGGCAGGTCGCCGTCTGGTTCCAGAACCGCCGCGCCCGGTGGAAAACCAAGCAGCTGGAGCACGACTACGCCGCCCTCAAGGCCAGCTACGACGCGCTCCGCCTCGACTACGACGCCCTCCGCCGTGACAACGAGTCCTTGATTGCAGAG ATCAAGGAGCTGAAGACCAAGTTGACCGCCTCCGACAAGGAGGAAGCGATGACCTCCAAGGCCGAGGAAAAGGCCGCGGCCCCGGAGGAGCCGCTGGCCAAGGACGGGTCTTCGGACAGCGACTCGAGCGCCGTCCTGCTGAACGACCAGGACAGCCCCCGAGGGCGGTCGTCGTCGGCGTCGGTCTCCAACATCCTGCCAGCGGCAGGCATCGGACATGGAAGCTCCTCGTCCTTCCCGGATTCTCCGCCACCTCTGCTGAACCTGGACTCGAGGACGATGAAAACAGTTGGAGGACTTAATCATCAGAACCATGTCATGAAGACGGAAGAGCTTCTTGGCGGGGACGAGCCATGCGGCAGTAGCTTCTTCTCTTACGACCAAACTCCATCCCCCAGTTGGTACTACTGGACCTGA